ATGGAGGGGTTGTACTCCACCAGATAGGAGAAGATATCTGTCGCTGCCCCACGCACTTGCACATCATCCATCCCctgtttcacaaacacacactatataTTGGTCACTggactaaaacaaaacagatacaCAAAGGCAAGAATTTTTAAAAGGGGCCCAACAGCATTTTATGTCATttacataatttttttcccctttcctcccAGTGTACCTCTATGGGTATGTTGTGGAcaggaagagggaaggagggggagcaggtatttttctcacaaatgtctGTATGTGCAAAGGCGTATGTGTTAcatgtaatataatgtatacaataaaaaatatgtgcaggTTTGCTTGTGACCTATGTGCTATATGTGTTTTATATCTACATTTATATCTATTTGTGTAGATGCTTTTGCTTGACACATAAATTTGTCAAGCAATCCAGAAAGGAggatttttttgtccttttccagAAAATGTAATCAACTGGAGTGGTGATTGTGCAAAATAGGTTGTAAATGACAAACAGGGATGGGAGGAAGTAAATTTTCAAATAATCAGCTGTAGGCGGCCATGCTAGTCACCTTTCTTCAATTTGTTACAAGGTTTATTAGGACAGCTAATTGATCCTATTATTTCAGAGCCATGTTTCTTGTTGTTGGAAAAGACTGTGgggtgaaactgcattggaaaatgCTTGAAAAACAGATATCCATCATGAGTCATGGTATGACTGGAGTTTTAGGCTAGTGACAAAAACTCCTTAATATCAGTCATTTAAACTGGAGCTGTGTGCGtgaccaaataaaaaaaaagtcaaaaatcatAATATTGACTCACAAGTCACAAGAGACTGCAACATTATACCAGAGGGAAAGGAATCTGAGGCAGCTTTCTAAACAAGGTATTATTGTGTTGTGCAGAATCCCTGGCTGACCATTTACTGAAATGGAGCAAATTCGAAGCACTAACACTCATCATATACACGCATCCGCTCTTCACATTGAAACGGCAATCATCTATGCAGACAAAATCATGTCTGTTCATTGTGCAGTCCAAATTTAAAACATCAGCCAAAGCCAGAAATTCAGAGCCCAAACAATTATTATACAATTATTCGATGACAGCATGTTTGCTTAAGTGGAAGCACTCACCAGTATGACCTCTAGTGCAGGCAGAATGCCCATGTTTGACAAAGTCTTGAAGAAGGCGTCTCTGTTTTGAGGTTGTAACGTTTGTGAGAATGCACAGAATTCCTTTAGGAAGTTTACCTACAAGGAAATAACAAAGACGAAAACAGCTCGATGATGCTGAGCACAAGGAGAAAAACGATGTTATGTCGCAAAATCACCAAATCCGATGAGGGTTTAGCATACCAGTTCATGTCTTTTGTCATCATCTGTGGCCTCATCTGTGAGCTGTGCAAAGAGGTCCGTCAGAAACCTCTCATCGTCCTGACATCAAaagggaaggagaaaagaggaagtgagGGCAATGTAGAGGGTAAAAAGACCAGGATGACAAAACGACCCTTGACCCTCACACTTATCTAGGGTCAGAGATTAATTGGTGCATTCCACATATCTAGTAGTGCTGAATTGCTCACTGAAACTAGGGAAGAGTCAGATGTGCAGGTAATTTATTAATAACCAGGAAAGAAAAATCAACATCCAGTAAATTCTCCAATGACTTTATTTTGTGGCATCGtttttaaataatcaaaataactGATCACTATAAGCCCTCTTTAGACCAGAGAAGGGGGTGAAACCTTTCCGCTCATGTTAAAACtgctttaaaagaaaatgttgtattgtattgcattaaAAGAAAATCTGTTAAAATAACACTGTCTCTGGTGTGGATTATACCAGTGAATTAACTGTGCAACATTTTTCAAGACCAAAAACTCAACATCATCCGATAAATATGTAAACGCACATATAAACAGTTTGTTTAAATCAATGTAACACTGCAGCTGGTTTGTTAGTTTTCGGGTCTTAGTTTGCTAAGGCTTCCTCGTGGTGGATGAGGAACAGAGAAACTCATATCAGTGGTGTTGGACTCCTGAACTTCACACTGCACAGTGTACCAGAGTCAAGAACACGCAAGTTTCAGTTTTCCTCTAGCGCAGCATAACTCATTTACACGACACTCCTTCGTCTCTATGGAGATACCCATACATAAACAGTGCTGAGTTgacacagtacaaaaacaaaggtCACATGACCTTAAAAAGACTCACAGGGGAACTCAAGAGTAAAGCAcaataaaccaaaaataaaaactgtgtgcTGTGCAATCCTGTAATTACTTTAAGCCCTAGACCACACCAAATGCACACCCAGCCTAAAAATTATACTCCAGGTATGTATTTCTACTTCATGAAAGATTTATTTATGTCCATTAAGTTTGGTTGTAGAGGGcctatttgcatttattttgtcactgGACTGCTTTTACAATGACTCAAATCCTGAAAAGGCAAAGAAATGCaaattcttatttttaaaaaccTATCCGTAGTACTCTTAAATGTTGGTTTCTGTATGTGAATCAATATAGTTGTCCATCTCACCTGTAGCATGCCAACAATCTCCACCTTGttgaagaagatgaaggagtGCAGCGTGGACAGCATGTTTTCCTCAAACACAGAGGGTGTGGGCAGCACCATGTCCTGGATGTACTGCACCCGGTACGTCTGATGGATTTTCTGACGCAGCTCCGGGTCAGAGATGGGGATCACCTCCTTAAAGCGGGCTGTCTTAGTGAGGAACTCCCGGTGGCGCCGCGGCTGCGGGAGTGCAGGGTCAAACTCCAGACAGCCAATGACGTCCATGATGCACTCTTCAGAGAACATGACCTCAAAGAGTGCGGTACGATTGAGCAGGAAGATGCCCTTAATGATTTCATAAAGGTGGTGAAGTCCCTCTCGGTTCTCCAGATCCTCACACACGCGGAAAAGCTCCAGGAGTTTACGGATATAGCCCTCGTTCTCTACAGCAAGTGCCAGCTTCTCTCGCCGCAGCGGCGATGGGAGTGAGGAGGCCACCAGCTCGGCCAGGTCCTCTAGGCGGCTGAGCTCACACGGCGGCAGCTCCAGGCCCGGAGATGACATGTCATCAAAGCGCTCCTCCTCAGACTCGTCCACCACGTCCTGGGTGATGTCCACCGATGGGTCTTTCCCCTGCACCTAAACAGCAAACCAAATGTATAGGCAAGTGATGTCCAAATGTAGCTGGTTACAGGAACTATcccaaacaacacacaaattACACTTAATAgcaaatgcatgcacagatggatggatggtcaaacatacacccacacaaaaaGAGCAGTGCAGTTACCTGGCATATTTTCTCCCAGATTTCATCACAGCCGGCCTTCTCCTGGAAGCTGAGTGCCAGATCATAATTCTCAGCCTCTGACCATACTATCAATGTGTcctgtgcaaaaacaaacaaacaaacaaaccagttTGAATTCAATGAACATAAGAGGTACATCCATTTCCAACATATACTGCATGATGCTATGACCGTGGCCTGACCTGTTGTTTCTGGTAGGCTGTGTTTGGGTTGATTTTGGACTCCAGCAGTAGGGAACCTTTAGGGGTGACAAACAAAGATATCCTCAAACACAGCCGATGTACTCTCATTACAACACAAAATTAAGCTGCAGATCTGCCAACTGCAAAGTAAAAGCGGTTAGAAATTCAGCTCTGTGTCAAGCTACGCCGTGGATGTTGAGGAAAACAGCAGTTTTGACAAAGTGCTAGTGCCTAAGCAAGAAACAGTgctgatgagtgtgtgtttgttgttgtgtgcaGGTGATCTTTTATGTCTCAGGCTACTCATCTATGTGAGTGGGAGAGTAAGTGTAGACATTTACTACTCACAGAACCATTGTTGCACTGATTAGTTTAAGACTTCAAGTAAAGTCAAATGAAAATGCCACTCATTTAAAAGCCATACTAATTCTCTGGCTTGAGTTGATAGCATAAGCCTTCCCAAAACCAGAAGCCAGAGAAGTAGGTCTGTCGTCTGTGCTACCTCCAAGATGTGCAATCTAGGGGTGTTCAACTAGTGACAGTTTGACTAAACCATGCACTCCTGTCATCAAACATGCTCCGTATACTGTAAATTTaccattgccctcatctatgcacattgtatacattgatgcacactggttttattggttttttgcacattgtttttttgcacattggtacttagatctttagatctcgagggtcatcttttattctttatttttgatttacttactctttatttttgatttacttaatcttgtactctgtggatactgctgaaaactgtgaatttccttcgggatgaataaagtatgtatgtatgtatctatctatctatccgtTGTATTGCTGCAGTCCCTGATCAGAGCCTGAATGTATCCAAAACTCTCCAATCTttcccatttcatttcattcccaataaagctgtgtttctgtggccCGTGCAATCTTTCTTATATGGTTGTAGGAGGCAGAAATGAACAAGCACATTCAAGTAGAAGGCTTACTGTGGAAATGAAATAAGGCACACAGGACACAGCTGTGGGAATGTGATCCCCCTTCATCTTACCATCACTCTCCGCTCGCACCAGGAGAGACGTGCCTTTCAATCGCTCCACATAGCTGGATGAGACGTGTCCTGTCCCACGGTCGTCCCACTGCCTGTCCTCATTGAGGGTATAAACTTTAACTCGGCGGCGAGTGTCCGTCATCTTGGCAGGCGGCTGTAACCGGGATCTCCCTCCCGGGCCTTCGCCTTGACTTTACAGGCTGGCTGCTTCTTCTTCAATTCACTTGTTACACCTGTCCGCCACAATGCAGCTCCACTGTATGTCAAGGGTCAACCCGGCCAGCTCACAAGTCAAACCAGGCGTGTTTCCCGATCTACTCTGCGGTTGAAACTAAAATCTCCGATGATCTTGACAAAACTCCCCCAAAACTTGTCTCGTCCCGGCTACAGGCAACGCGCCGCAGAAATCCGCTTACTGAACATCATAGCATGCTAGCAGTAGCCTGATTTTATAGTGCGGAGGACACTGGCGTCAGCAGGCTTATTAATCGACTAAAGAAGAGCTGGGTAGCATTACACGGTTTTTACAGACAGGCGAAAGGACAACATTCAAAGTGTGGTCGTCTAGTTCTGCTCAATTGTTCCGAATAGTCTGCCTGCTGGTGGGAACAGTTTGTACGCGACCCCGCAACGTTAGCCAGTGACAGCAGCTAGCAAACCTGGTAAGTTAACTAGCTAGCTGGTACGCTAACTGCCTACGCTCAACATGTTCACCGCTAAAGAACCATTCATCACGGAGAGACTTGGGCCATGCACCGACGACATTGTTTTGCGTTCACGGACCGTAAAGCCGGTGTTTTGTCTCAAACCGACGCTTCTAATTGTGTGTCTCGATAATACgctagctggctaacgttagctgctaTTTCTTCCCCAAGTGTTCCGCCATGTTCTGGCTCGGGGCCGCGGAGAGACCAGTCTCTCCTTACTGGTATCCGTGCATTACAAAAATATGCAACTCAACAAACTGTAGTCGTGTGCGTCCTCCGAGGTTACGCTTTACATTATAATGCTATTTGCCATTCATTCCCGACGTCTTGCTTAGGTAATTGCTAACTGCCCCCCCGTGAGTATTCAGCCATCTTGGGTCCCTTCAGAGTCAGTACGGGGTTTCcagcacagcaacaacagggCAGCCCGCCACATTTAAAGAGACAGTGCACCCAGGAGCGTGTTTTCACGAGGCGCTGCGCGCGTTTGGCTCGGCACGGGGGGTCCAGCAGCATCCAGCATCACCCTGCAACCCCCGGCTGGGTCTCTGCATCCACCTCAAGCTTCCCGTCAAACACTTTTTGCATTTGACTCTGCAAGCTGCGCTCCAGTGCAGCGGCTCATGTTTGCAGAGCTGGGAGGAAAACCTGCAATTTCTGTTATATAACTTTGGTCTCAACAGGACAATTTGTCCCTCATTCTTGTTACAGCGGATAAAGCAATCGAAaccagtccaaaaaaaaaacaatattttatttgttttaaatcaagGAGAATTCGCTGACAGGAGTGAGGAGAttaacaccaaaataaaacgTCAGGCAGAAACTATTaaaaagtttacaaaaatggcaTTTCACATATCTGATGGAGGTATGGTAACAGATGCGATGCGGAAAAAATATAGCTTCTGAAATCAACTCGTCAGTCTGTGGAGTCAGTGTactttaaaacagaataaatcacCCTCTTTCAACAGCATGTTCAAATCCACCtaaatgtatatatagatatataaaaaaaaaatgtcacaaaactcgtagaaaataaaaacacatcagaagAGACAAGAATTTGTCAAACAAAAACTCTGCTTTTATCTATACTGTGGAGCATTTCTCCTGGAAGAGATCCTTCGTCACCTATAAGTTAGTCTTTGCAGGGAAATTGCCCCGTCCTTAGCACAGACTGTATGAGAAACAAATGTATGCCACCAAGTGCAACTCCATCCATGACCGTAGAAAGCCCCCAGTTTCTCTTTTCAACCCATTTATAAAAACACCTTCCTTTCCCAATGTGTTGATTATCTGAACCCCCCCCGATGGATCCAATGTTGACCGTATGCACAGATCTATAAGCTGCTCGGGAAATTTACCATGAGGTTGTTACAAATTTGAAGTAGTGCAGGGTAAAGAGCTTCCAGGTCTGTGTGGCAGGGACAacacctccttcctcccctgccTTTACTTCCCAGCCTGCTGAGCCTGACGCCGCAGTAACACGTAGATCTTCTCCTTGATCCAGTCTTTGTTGTACGGCTGGTATGTCTGGGTGTCAGCCCTGTACCTACatgtaataaaaacatattacaaaaaaaaaaacatattcaactGATAAAACACCAATGTCGTGATCCTTTTCCAGTAAATCAAAATCTTAGGCGTTTAATGGCAAACTCATACTTACACCAGACAGCTCAGATCTGCCAAGTCGTCGATGAAATCAAACAGCTGACTGATGTCGTAAGTGATGGAGGGACTGTTTGGATTCATCCTCTTCAGATGCTCTTCATACATCTTGCACACACCTGGAAGAGAGTCGCAGAGAGGAGAACGTTTTCTAAAATGTGAGTACTGACAAAACTCAAGACAAAATTCAAGAAGCGAAAGTGTCCTGTTATGCTTCACATCTCTTACTAAAGGAAGTTTCACAGTTCAGTGGATTACTGCAAAGTTCAAATATTATGCGTTCATCTCCAGCTCATGACATGTTGTGCATGTTATGAATTTTATTACGACTTTCCTGTCATGTGCCCACAATATATGCACTACTTGATAACTGAGAAATTCCAAAAGAATAGCAATTCTGACCTGTAGTAAATATTAACTTATGTATAGCTAGGAATATAGATGTTTATACTTTATATTTCCCACATGGGTGCATATAACATGCATCTTTTACGTAAATAAAACTTCCAGATTTTCACgatgtaaacaataaacatggCGACACTGTTATTATAGATGGTATTTAAGATGTGGGTATTTGCAGACTTGGTCTATTAgcttgttttcaaaattttcaacTATTATTGGTGCTGACATGCCAACAGACCCCTTAGCTTTCCACATTCCCACACCCTACTGTTCATACATGTGTATTGCATCTTGCGGATGTGTAGCATTAATGTCAGAGAACATGCACAACCAACAGCTGCAGGATTTGCAAGGCAgacatcatgtgtgtgtttatatgtagtTAAAAGCAAGTATATCTCCAGCCATAAATAGCTTATCGGTCTGATGTTGCTCAATTCAAGTGTGATTTCTCAGCTGAGACACAAATTAGCCCAATCGGCACCATTGTAGGGCAGGACAAACGTTGATGTAATTAAGCTGTGCCAGGGCCAGAGAGATCAATGCATATATAGCTAACACTGACTAACTGGAAATTAATTGATAATGATATAGATGCTGCTACTGctattgttttcaaaaaatcaaaCCTAAAAACGCTCAAAGTGTAGCAACGTTGTGCTCTGAAGGCATTTCTGAGAGGGGAATTTTTGTTTTGCGTTCTTCTTTTAGGACTTGAAAAAGGGTTTAACTTGTCATGCTCAAACAGACCCCAGATCTGTGACATGCCCACTGTTCAGCAAGGCTAACAACAGGCTAGCCATGGAGACTAAGACATTAGGACAGAGCTCGAATTAGACTTCACTTCAAATTAGACTTCACTGAATTgtttttgaccaatcagcaacGGTCACCCCTGCAAGCCTAACCCCCAAATTCCTTGGAGAGTACTACCACTGGAGCAGGCACCTTTTGTGGTTTTCCATACACATGCTGGCTCGGCTCCATTTTGGGTGTGTCAGCCCGGTGTAGCTGGGATTTGCTCTCTATCACAACAGCGCTCCCCACTTGAAGATAACAGGGAAGTCCCACCATTTGCCCACAGGCAAGTTTTCTTCTGTGTTCTACTacgtgaaaacaaaacacttgtaGGGACACtagtgttttgattttttttttttttttttttttaatgcctgcCTAATATGAACATTATTAATGCAGCTAGGaaattcactgattttttttttttttttttttttaacatgggtAGATTATCAACTACAATACAAGTTTCACAAGTctcatttttgtatttcctaGCTGTAAACTGCTCTGTCTCAAAGCTGCTCGATTTCTCTCTAACCAATGAATCATGACAAAGCCCTGTGAAGCTGTCGTAGCCCACTTGAGGGCAGGTCCGAGACGCTTTGGACATACTTTGGAGATGGGACATTTCGGGAATGCCACGGCACAACTCAGCACACTTACACTGgtaatggaaatgcaaatcagcaCGGCATTGTTTGACTGAGCATGGCCAAAAGTCCCAGTGGAAAAGCCCTACAAGTGGGGTCAAGAAAATGTCCCTGAAACTAAATTCCCCCCTCATCCCCACAGTCAAAATGCAGACAGCACCTCAAAGGAGTCCTCGTCCCTGGGGAAAGGCCAGGCAGTGGAAAAGGATAAACTGAATAATATCAAAGTAAAATGACTCTAGCTCAAAGCCACACTGAGAAATACTGACTGAGTTGTTATGAGACAATGCATACTTTTGTAATCATCCATAAAAACTGCAATCTTGCCATCAAATAAGCactaaaataagacaaaaagacaaaagtgaGGTCTCACCTTCCATGCATTCATTGACTGACTCGTAGTCAGCGTATGTGCGGCCCTCGGGTCTCTTGGTTGGCTGGACGAGCAAAATTGTGTGCGACTGTAAAGACAACAACAATTAATACCCATGTTATGTGAGACGAGGCACGGGAGCCGAAGAGAGGTTTTTCACAAAGGAAGCAGCTATTTAAGACCTATTTGTGATCGCCACTTCAGTTTCTTTCACCAAACATGCTGCCTACTCATTCAGCTGTGGTGTCGGCTCGgcacacagaaaatgaatcatgGTAAATTCACTTGTGTCCGCATGATCTGATCACATGAATTGTTCATTTATAGGTTAGATGTTCATGGCAGCAACAGAAATGGGTCAACATATTGGTTTGACACAGTAAACGTTAGCCTGGTAGCTAATTAGCCTTGCTAACGTTGTTTTAGCTCAGCAGCAGGATAATTAAGATACTGCGGCTTCATAAACGCcgaaacatgaaataaaaccgCACTCACCATGTTCGCGTTGAACCCAGACTGTGACTGTTGGTTTGGACAACAAAACCGTGTTCAAACGTAGTTTATCTTTCTCAATTCACCGTGCAGAGCAGCTGTTTCAGCTCAAAATACAACGGAAATGAAGTATAATCCTCTTCCGGTGTGAGAGTCAGtggtatttcaaaataaaggtatgACTCGAGAAAGAACACACAcgtttaaaataataaaacttgtCATTTCTTCCTCGCTgttttcacccaaaaaaaaaggataaaaaacgAAAAAAACACACGTACCAATTTCAaaagtttttctctctgtgatttTAAGCCtgatatcacacacactcatcccttTATCCACCAGTGCAGaccatacatttatttatttatttatttattatttaccaAGACTGGTTATATTGAGATTAAATCATTTTTGCAAGTGTATTCTGACAAAATAGGCAAtttacacacatgtatacacagagcaattcagacaaaacaaaatcgATATTCTAAAAGgattaaaatacagaaaaagtaACAAGGCATATTTTTCAGGACAGATTTATCTTTATTGTAGGTTTATTGTTGTTTCAGTGTAAGGTGGGGTATGTTGTACTATATATAtcttacatgtttgtgtgtatgcgtgtgtgtctgtgtgtgtgtgtgtgtgtgtgtgtgtgtgtgtgtgtgtgtgtgtgtgtgtgtgcacaggagTAGTGTGATACATTTCAAAGAGAAGCCGTTCTGGTCCGTCCTGCGTATCAGAGGTATTAGTGGTGAGCATGGTTATGCCCTTGCCCTCAGAACAGCCCTGGTCGGCCCTCTCCGGGGAGTCGCTCTTGGAGCTGCCCTCACCACGTTGCCGCATCTTCTCTGACATGCCTCCAGGGTGGCAAAGTTATTGCCATTGCCCTCACAGCTTCCATACCAGAACTCGGTGCATTTGCCAGCGGCTGAATCATAGTAGAAGCGGACCCTCCAGGTATCGCAGGAGCCTTCGTCACGCGGCATGGAGCACACATCACCAGTGGATGGGGTggatggagaggatggagagggtgCAGTGGAGGGAGTAGAGGCAGTGGATGGAGTGGATGGACTTGATGGATAGGCAGAGGGAGGTGAACGCTgctagaaaaagaaaaagagaaaggagagacagaTACCGAGGGAGATTAATAAATTAGAAACCAACCACCTGCACAATACTGGTAAATTCAGCATAGGTGCATAATTATTCTCTGCAAATCTATTAATGGCAAGCATGTAGCCACTATTGAAATGTTATGTATTCACTTAGAAACAAAGCTTGGAAACACTTTGGATGCAGAAATGGTAATAACtgactaactaaataaataatatatatgtttttgagAAGGGTGTGTTTCTTTGACATCTGTAGACTCGTATCATGTGCAGAGTGTCCAAACCCTAAACTCAAATCTTTGTGAGGCCTGGTGGCATGTGCTGTCGCCACCTGTTGTAATCTGGTGAGGGTGACGTCATGTGCCAAAAAAGACCAGCATTTCCTGCTTCTCGCCTTTGAATGTCAGGCctcacagagatttgggtttgagGTTTGGTTACTCTTCAAGCTGCAATAATGGTAACCaattttcaagttcaagtttccGTTTATTTCAAGCCTTTAATCACTGTTTACGGCCTCAAAGGGGTTTAAAGTgccacagtttatagaaaacaaaatgacaccccCTGAGTTCTCATATTGAGAAAGAAAActcccccctcaaaaaaaaaaaagggaaaaaaaatgggaaaaaatctTTGGAAGGATCACAGAAAGAGGAGACGCAGTTACAGGCTGACCAGGAGTGCAACTGGGGGATGAATGGGCAAGTAATAAAATCAAG
The genomic region above belongs to Myripristis murdjan chromosome 24, fMyrMur1.1, whole genome shotgun sequence and contains:
- the erh gene encoding enhancer of rudimentary homolog — encoded protein: MSHTILLVQPTKRPEGRTYADYESVNECMEGVCKMYEEHLKRMNPNSPSITYDISQLFDFIDDLADLSCLVYRADTQTYQPYNKDWIKEKIYVLLRRQAQQAGK